The Sulfurimonas lithotrophica genome includes a region encoding these proteins:
- the hslU gene encoding HslU--HslV peptidase ATPase subunit: MNLTPKEIVEYLDKYVISQRDAKKTIALALRTRYRRMQLSDELQNEITPKNILMIGSTGVGKTEISRRLAKMMKVPFIKVEASKYTEVGFVGRDVESMVRDLVINAVSIVKAEKEEENKEKIENYVINKIVEKLLPPLPESASESKKDDYKRLLEGMERRVESGEMDDKIIEIEIDSSIHVEFADSNLPPEMIKVQESFTKVFSQMNKEDKKKEISVKDAKIMLRAEAGAKLIDNNSINAEALRRAENGGIIFLDEIDKIALSEKSQGRNDPSKEGVQRDLLPIVEGSSITTKYGVINTDHILFIAAGAFHVSKPSDLIPELQGRFPLRVELESLTEDSLYQILTQTKNSLLKQYQALLSVEGMELKFDDEAVHAIAKLAHKANETTEDIGARRLHTVLEKVLEEISFIADEYKDKEYIVTKELVHDKLDTVVENDDLSRYIL, translated from the coding sequence TTGAATTTAACCCCAAAAGAGATAGTTGAATATCTAGATAAGTATGTAATAAGTCAAAGAGATGCTAAAAAGACAATAGCTTTGGCACTTCGCACGCGCTATAGACGTATGCAACTTAGTGATGAACTTCAAAATGAGATTACCCCCAAAAATATTTTAATGATAGGCTCAACCGGTGTAGGTAAAACTGAAATATCTCGCCGTTTGGCAAAAATGATGAAAGTTCCGTTTATAAAAGTCGAAGCCAGTAAATATACAGAAGTAGGTTTTGTGGGTCGTGATGTTGAATCTATGGTTCGTGATTTGGTTATAAATGCCGTATCAATTGTAAAAGCTGAAAAAGAGGAAGAAAATAAAGAAAAGATTGAAAACTATGTAATAAATAAAATAGTTGAAAAACTTCTACCCCCTCTTCCTGAGAGTGCAAGTGAATCTAAAAAAGATGACTATAAAAGACTACTAGAAGGTATGGAAAGACGAGTTGAGAGCGGTGAAATGGATGATAAAATAATCGAGATTGAGATAGACTCAAGCATCCATGTAGAATTTGCTGACTCTAACTTACCGCCAGAAATGATAAAAGTACAAGAATCTTTTACAAAAGTATTTTCTCAAATGAATAAAGAAGATAAGAAAAAAGAGATAAGCGTAAAAGATGCAAAAATCATGCTTCGTGCAGAAGCCGGTGCTAAACTAATAGATAACAACTCTATAAATGCAGAAGCTCTTAGACGAGCCGAAAATGGTGGAATTATCTTTTTAGACGAGATTGACAAGATAGCACTGAGTGAAAAATCACAAGGTAGGAACGATCCTTCAAAAGAGGGAGTTCAGCGTGACTTGCTTCCTATCGTTGAAGGTAGCTCCATAACAACAAAGTACGGTGTAATTAATACTGATCATATACTTTTTATTGCCGCAGGTGCATTTCATGTAAGTAAGCCTAGTGATCTAATACCAGAATTACAAGGACGTTTTCCTTTAAGAGTCGAGTTAGAGAGCTTAACTGAAGATTCACTATATCAAATTTTAACACAGACTAAAAACTCACTTCTAAAACAATACCAAGCACTCTTATCTGTTGAAGGAATGGAGTTGAAATTTGATGATGAAGCAGTTCATGCAATCGCAAAACTTGCCCATAAAGCAAATGAAACTACTGAAGATATTGGAGCAAGACGTCTTCACACTGTACTTGAAAAAGTCTTAGAAGAGATTAGTTTTATAGCTGATGAGTATAAAGACAAAGAGTATATTGTTACAAAAGAATTGGTACATGATAAGTTGGATACTGTTGTTGAAAACGATGATTTATCAAGATATATATTATAA
- a CDS encoding ferredoxin-thioredoxin reductase catalytic domain-containing protein, with the protein MSIVKIDMNSEEFIGEMDKTVKFTDKVCESRGWVYNPQEEVNEGVQMGLARNKIMYNKRFCPCFMVDDSGDKPKSVDDRICPCKPAIEKEIPEDGKCHCGIFCTPEYAAEKRIELGMEEAVHTHSRGLTKEECELLIKQSELDGDELNALLEARELGMVDFTLIDVREHMEWQMGHIKGADKLIPTSSFYQALEDAKLDKNAHNIVYCHVGSRSAHVAMIMKDMGYTNIGNLTHGIVSYGGEIER; encoded by the coding sequence ATGAGTATTGTTAAGATTGACATGAACTCTGAAGAGTTCATCGGCGAGATGGATAAAACAGTAAAATTTACGGATAAGGTTTGTGAGTCACGCGGTTGGGTTTACAACCCACAGGAGGAAGTAAACGAAGGTGTACAGATGGGTCTGGCACGTAATAAAATTATGTACAACAAAAGATTTTGTCCATGTTTTATGGTTGATGACAGCGGAGACAAACCAAAAAGTGTAGATGACAGGATTTGTCCATGTAAACCTGCAATTGAGAAAGAGATTCCTGAAGACGGTAAATGTCACTGTGGAATTTTTTGTACACCTGAATATGCGGCTGAGAAAAGGATTGAACTTGGTATGGAAGAAGCCGTGCATACTCACTCACGCGGTCTTACAAAAGAGGAATGTGAACTTCTTATAAAACAGAGTGAATTAGACGGTGATGAGCTAAATGCACTACTTGAAGCAAGAGAACTTGGAATGGTTGACTTTACACTTATAGATGTTCGTGAGCATATGGAATGGCAGATGGGTCATATTAAAGGTGCTGACAAACTTATCCCTACAAGTAGTTTTTACCAGGCACTCGAAGATGCAAAACTAGATAAAAATGCACATAACATAGTTTACTGTCATGTTGGTAGTAGAAGTGCCCATGTAGCAATGATTATGAAAGACATGGGTTATACAAATATAGGAAATTTAACTCACGGTATTGTTTCATACGGTGGAGAAATAGAGAGATAA
- the pilO gene encoding type 4a pilus biogenesis protein PilO, with protein sequence MNIEDYLHKIDSSLKDKSEKDRKLTYIMVASVIFAFAYLFWDSSENDFMKVQNEIKQIQSKINKDKSYLSLNPQSKITNLEKDIQKTQIQMLEFKDKNDYIKHKIETISALIYDERTWGAYINSIAYNAKKYNIKIKDFSNKYVDNNESFGHMLDLKINLSGRFQNTLKFINSLEQSDLVVDIHNLDIKAQNKLNTNIELSVWGITY encoded by the coding sequence ATGAATATAGAAGATTATTTACATAAAATAGATTCATCTTTAAAAGACAAAAGTGAAAAAGATAGAAAACTCACTTATATTATGGTAGCTTCCGTAATATTTGCATTTGCGTATCTTTTTTGGGATAGTTCCGAAAACGATTTTATGAAAGTACAAAATGAAATTAAACAGATACAAAGTAAAATTAATAAGGACAAATCATATCTTAGCTTAAATCCACAATCCAAAATAACAAATTTGGAAAAAGATATACAAAAAACTCAAATACAGATGCTTGAGTTTAAAGATAAGAATGACTATATCAAACATAAAATTGAAACTATATCAGCATTGATATATGATGAACGTACATGGGGAGCTTATATAAATTCAATCGCATATAATGCAAAAAAATATAATATTAAAATTAAAGATTTTTCAAATAAATATGTAGATAACAATGAATCTTTTGGTCATATGCTAGATTTGAAAATCAATTTATCGGGAAGATTTCAAAATACACTAAAGTTTATAAACTCTCTTGAACAAAGTGATTTAGTAGTTGATATTCATAATTTAGATATAAAAGCTCAAAATAAACTCAATACTAATATTGAGCTTTCAGTATGGGGGATTACTTACTAA
- the hslV gene encoding ATP-dependent protease subunit HslV — MFDATTILAYKGKNKAVIGGDGQVTFGNSVLKGNATKIRKLHHGKILAGFAGSTADAFNLFDMFEEFLEDKKGDILKSVIEFSKAWRKDKVLRRLEAMMIVLNKDHIFILTGNGDVVEPEDGEIASIGSGGNFAISAARALKKHANMDEEDLVKESLMIAGELCIYTNQNIKTLTLEDK, encoded by the coding sequence ATGTTTGATGCTACTACTATACTTGCCTATAAAGGTAAAAACAAAGCTGTAATCGGCGGTGACGGTCAAGTAACTTTTGGCAACTCTGTTTTAAAAGGCAATGCTACAAAAATAAGAAAATTGCATCACGGAAAAATTTTGGCAGGTTTTGCAGGAAGCACTGCAGATGCATTTAATCTTTTTGATATGTTTGAAGAGTTTTTAGAAGATAAAAAAGGCGATATTTTAAAATCGGTTATAGAGTTTTCAAAAGCATGGAGAAAAGACAAAGTTCTTCGTCGTTTAGAAGCTATGATGATTGTACTAAATAAAGATCATATTTTTATACTGACCGGAAACGGTGACGTAGTTGAACCAGAAGACGGTGAAATAGCTTCTATCGGTAGTGGCGGAAACTTTGCAATTTCAGCTGCCCGTGCACTTAAAAAACACGCAAATATGGATGAAGAAGACCTTGTAAAAGAATCTTTAATGATTGCAGGTGAACTTTGCATCTACACAAACCAAAATATAAAAACATTAACTTTAGAGGATAAGTAA
- the mshL gene encoding pilus (MSHA type) biogenesis protein MshL produces the protein MKTIKKYISRALLALLLSTQINADCSYELFSVSSTKDTKIIDFIDQLSDQCEFSVIVTDPHAQEFLNTPLNKTHLKNLTIEEVLNIILIENNLSYTLENNLLKISYLTTKVFAIDYILSQRKATGSTDITLSSSSSQSGSSANSTSNNSTSAQGNSSTTQSGIKIESNDEVKFWHQLDLELQQVLNRPEDKYEAAFPIINKNAGLITVTATVKQMRRLEKYLKKLQEKVQLQVLIDVQLLSVTMSEGKTTGVDWSQLYKLQNINLGLDRRDWQNVSTYEENLITEGTPYGNNLREVGQMFTIQAEGSLQEVIKFLQTQGDVNSISNPKVLTLNNQPALITAGTEYFYKIKSSTNQQGSGGGVAATTQNESIESVFAGVLLNITPEISDNDTITLKINPSLSETRDDISQSTSSDRIMPPDLSRRQLSSVVTVKNGNRIILGGLINSKNVQDSSKVPILGDIPGLSYLFRYEANSKQVEELVIVIETHIIKKSNNDLSLSDLGYTGISEDFIKNGKNSKSKDLENSSKSSEKEKNEI, from the coding sequence ATGAAAACAATAAAAAAATATATATCCAGAGCACTACTAGCGTTACTATTATCTACACAGATTAATGCTGATTGTTCATATGAACTTTTCAGCGTCAGCTCTACAAAAGACACTAAAATAATTGATTTTATCGATCAATTAAGTGATCAATGTGAATTTAGCGTAATAGTAACAGATCCGCATGCCCAAGAATTTCTTAATACACCATTAAATAAAACTCATTTAAAAAATCTTACCATTGAAGAAGTTTTAAATATTATATTAATTGAGAACAACCTATCTTACACTTTAGAAAACAATCTTTTAAAAATATCTTACTTAACTACAAAGGTTTTTGCTATAGATTATATATTATCTCAAAGAAAAGCAACAGGGAGCACTGATATAACTTTAAGTTCATCAAGTTCCCAAAGTGGTTCTTCAGCTAATTCGACTTCAAATAATTCAACTTCAGCACAAGGTAATAGTTCTACAACACAATCTGGTATAAAAATTGAAAGCAACGATGAAGTTAAATTTTGGCATCAACTTGATTTAGAACTTCAACAAGTTCTTAATCGTCCTGAAGACAAATATGAAGCAGCTTTTCCTATAATCAATAAAAATGCAGGATTAATTACAGTAACGGCTACCGTTAAACAGATGAGAAGATTGGAAAAATATCTAAAAAAGCTTCAAGAAAAAGTTCAACTTCAAGTACTTATAGATGTTCAGCTTTTATCTGTAACCATGAGTGAAGGAAAAACTACGGGTGTTGACTGGTCACAACTGTATAAACTTCAAAACATCAATTTAGGTTTAGATAGAAGAGACTGGCAAAATGTTTCTACTTATGAAGAAAACTTAATAACTGAAGGAACACCATATGGTAATAATCTCAGAGAAGTTGGTCAGATGTTTACTATTCAGGCAGAAGGAAGTTTACAAGAAGTTATTAAATTTTTACAAACTCAAGGTGATGTAAACTCAATCTCAAATCCTAAAGTTTTAACACTCAATAATCAACCTGCTTTAATAACGGCAGGAACAGAATATTTTTACAAAATTAAATCTTCTACAAATCAGCAAGGAAGTGGTGGCGGTGTAGCAGCTACAACTCAAAACGAGTCAATAGAATCTGTATTTGCCGGTGTATTATTAAATATAACTCCGGAGATATCAGATAATGATACAATAACGCTTAAAATAAACCCGTCTTTATCTGAGACAAGAGATGATATAAGTCAAAGTACTTCTTCTGATAGAATTATGCCTCCTGATTTAAGTAGACGTCAACTATCTTCGGTAGTTACCGTTAAAAACGGTAATAGGATTATTTTAGGCGGTCTTATTAATAGTAAAAATGTTCAAGATTCAAGTAAAGTTCCAATTTTAGGTGACATACCAGGTTTATCTTATCTTTTTAGATATGAAGCGAACTCTAAACAAGTAGAAGAATTAGTAATTGTAATTGAAACACATATTATTAAAAAATCAAATAACGATTTATCTTTATCTGATTTAGGTTATACGGGTATATCTGAAGATTTTATAAAAAACGGGAAAAATTCAAAATCTAAAGATTTAGAAAACAGTTCTAAATCTTCAGAAAAAGAAAAAAATGAAATCTAG
- the era gene encoding GTPase Era, with the protein MTKAGFVSLIGRPNAGKSTLMNSLLGEKIAMVSQKANATRKRSNAIVMHKDTQIIFVDTPGLHEKEKVLNQYMLDEALKAMGDCDLIVYLAPVTDSTEHYEKFLKLNEKKVKHIIVLSKIDQVSQEKLFKKINQYNQFSDEFEALIPTAISKKVGHDDLLDTISKNLPDSPYLYDPDDLTSELVRDIYAGFIREGIFENISDEIPYESDVLIDKIEEDGNVDRIYASIIVEKESQKGIIIGKGGDAIKRIGIYSRKKIEILSNKKVFLDLQVIVKKGWSKDKEYLKEIGYTS; encoded by the coding sequence ATGACAAAAGCAGGATTCGTTTCTTTAATAGGAAGACCAAATGCAGGTAAAAGTACCCTAATGAATTCACTTCTAGGTGAAAAAATTGCAATGGTTAGCCAAAAAGCAAATGCCACAAGAAAACGCTCCAATGCTATTGTTATGCATAAAGATACTCAAATCATATTTGTAGATACTCCCGGTTTGCACGAGAAAGAAAAAGTACTTAACCAATATATGTTGGATGAAGCACTAAAAGCTATGGGTGATTGTGATTTAATCGTATATCTTGCACCTGTTACGGATTCAACCGAACATTATGAAAAATTTTTAAAACTAAATGAGAAAAAAGTCAAACATATAATTGTTCTTAGCAAAATTGACCAAGTAAGCCAAGAAAAACTTTTTAAGAAAATAAATCAATATAATCAATTCTCAGACGAGTTTGAAGCATTAATCCCTACTGCAATTTCTAAGAAAGTCGGACATGATGATCTACTTGACACAATATCCAAAAATCTTCCTGACTCTCCTTACCTTTATGATCCGGATGATTTAACGAGTGAACTTGTTCGTGATATATATGCAGGGTTTATTCGTGAAGGAATTTTTGAAAATATAAGTGATGAAATTCCTTATGAGAGTGATGTTTTAATTGATAAAATTGAAGAAGACGGTAATGTCGATAGAATATATGCATCTATAATAGTCGAAAAAGAATCTCAAAAAGGTATTATTATTGGAAAAGGCGGAGATGCGATAAAAAGAATAGGTATATATTCAAGAAAAAAAATAGAAATATTAAGCAACAAAAAGGTGTTTTTAGATCTTCAGGTTATTGTAAAAAAAGGTTGGTCTAAAGATAAAGAATATTTAAAAGAGATAGGTTATACATCATGA
- a CDS encoding M99 family carboxypeptidase catalytic domain-containing protein, protein MIKSFFLLLISFSLSFSNIQLIKKENNDSNTTLLVIGGIHGDEPGGYFAASLLATEYDIKSGNLWIVPNLNKKSIQKNTRGINGDMNRKFASLNNNDKDLKIIKEIKNIILSKNVSLVLNLHDGHGFYRKENKSKIFNPNAWGQTCVIDQCTLSPNQPFGNLNDIALTIKNRMNKSLIQSHHSFDVRNTKTKFEDEAMQLSLTYFSVTNNKPAFAIETSKNLSSLSQKVFYQLTAIEEFMKIMGITYTRNFKLDTKDISKLLENNGNLKINDNISLNLTNIKKYLSYFPLKSKDNVLEFSHPLGSFEKINDKYIIYIGNKIITTLNSQYFELGSDCPKYFKVKVDKDIGIFENTSEISVIDDFRILTDSSIRVNVIGYKSKNSKSESGIDIAHEAIVKRFSIDKDEKVFRVEYYKNNKFCSMQMVHFR, encoded by the coding sequence ATGATAAAATCTTTTTTCCTTTTATTGATATCTTTTTCTTTATCATTTTCAAATATACAACTTATAAAAAAAGAAAATAATGATTCAAATACAACTCTTTTAGTTATAGGCGGTATTCACGGTGATGAACCGGGAGGTTATTTTGCTGCTTCTTTATTAGCTACAGAGTATGATATAAAATCCGGAAACTTATGGATTGTTCCAAATTTAAATAAAAAAAGTATTCAAAAGAACACTCGTGGCATCAACGGTGATATGAATAGAAAATTTGCAAGTTTAAACAATAATGATAAAGATTTAAAAATTATAAAAGAGATTAAGAATATTATACTATCAAAAAACGTATCACTGGTCTTGAACTTACACGATGGTCACGGTTTTTACAGAAAAGAGAACAAAAGTAAGATATTCAATCCAAATGCTTGGGGACAGACATGTGTAATAGACCAATGTACATTGAGTCCTAATCAACCATTTGGAAATTTAAACGATATAGCTTTAACAATTAAAAATCGTATGAATAAAAGTCTTATTCAGTCTCATCATAGCTTTGATGTTAGAAATACAAAAACAAAGTTTGAAGATGAAGCGATGCAGTTATCTTTAACATATTTTTCTGTTACAAACAACAAACCCGCCTTTGCAATTGAAACTAGTAAAAACTTATCATCTCTCTCACAAAAAGTGTTTTATCAGCTAACGGCTATAGAAGAATTTATGAAAATAATGGGCATTACCTATACAAGAAACTTTAAATTAGATACAAAAGATATATCAAAACTATTGGAAAATAATGGAAATTTAAAGATTAATGACAATATTTCATTGAATTTAACTAACATAAAAAAATATTTAAGCTACTTTCCGTTAAAATCTAAAGACAATGTACTTGAATTCTCTCATCCCCTAGGTAGTTTTGAGAAAATTAACGACAAATACATTATATATATAGGAAATAAAATAATAACAACTCTAAATTCTCAATATTTTGAGTTAGGTAGTGATTGTCCTAAATATTTTAAAGTTAAAGTTGATAAGGATATAGGAATATTTGAAAATACTTCAGAAATTTCTGTTATTGACGATTTTAGAATATTGACAGATAGTTCTATTAGAGTTAATGTTATCGGATATAAAAGCAAAAACTCAAAATCAGAATCTGGAATTGATATTGCTCATGAAGCTATAGTTAAAAGATTCTCTATTGATAAAGACGAAAAGGTTTTTAGAGTTGAGTATTATAAAAATAATAAATTTTGTTCCATGCAAATGGTTCATTTTAGATAG
- the rplI gene encoding 50S ribosomal protein L9, which yields MKVLLIKDVKNLGKAGEVKEVKPGYGQNFLIKKGFAKNATDEIIAEHKEQEAKKAQELKNEIAELTELAKKLDKLEIIITKKLGQNGHLFGAVTKDEVAAALLEQHNIEIDKKHITDKTAIKTVGEHDLDLKLGHAIHATLHVDVQGEQ from the coding sequence ATGAAAGTACTTTTAATAAAAGATGTAAAAAACTTAGGAAAAGCCGGTGAAGTAAAAGAAGTAAAACCGGGTTACGGTCAAAACTTTTTAATCAAAAAAGGTTTTGCAAAAAATGCTACGGATGAAATAATTGCCGAGCATAAAGAGCAAGAAGCCAAAAAAGCTCAAGAGCTAAAAAATGAGATAGCTGAGCTTACAGAACTTGCTAAAAAGCTTGATAAACTAGAGATAATCATCACTAAAAAATTAGGTCAAAACGGACACCTTTTTGGAGCCGTTACAAAAGACGAAGTAGCTGCAGCACTACTTGAACAACATAATATTGAAATAGATAAAAAGCATATAACAGATAAAACAGCTATTAAAACCGTAGGTGAGCATGACTTAGATTTAAAACTTGGTCATGCTATACATGCTACACTACATGTGGATGTTCAAGGAGAGCAATAA
- a CDS encoding argininosuccinate synthase, protein MKKEVKKVVLAYSGGLDTSIILKWLQEEYKAEVITFTADLGQGEEVEPARQKALDNGIKPENIFILDIQEEFVKDYVFPMFRANAIYEGEYLLGTSIARPLIAKKQIEIAKEMGADAVSHGATGKGNDQVRFELGYLGLNPDITVIAPWREWDLNSREKLLAYAREHGIEISQKHVDENGNPKVSPYSMDANLLHISYEGLHLENPMNEPEDDMWLWTNSPEDAPDEAEYITIGYKNGDPISINGTEMSPATILRTLNEYGNKHGIGRIDIVENRYVGMKARGCYETPGGTIMLKAHRAIESITLDREEAHLKDEMMPRYAKLIYNGFWFSPEREMLQAAIDNTQKYVQGNVKLKLYKGNVQVVGRESDMSLYSEEHSTFEEDEVYNQKDAEGFIRLNALRRIIAGKKRNK, encoded by the coding sequence ATGAAAAAAGAGGTCAAAAAGGTAGTTTTAGCTTATTCTGGTGGGCTTGATACCAGTATTATTTTAAAATGGTTACAAGAAGAGTATAAAGCCGAAGTTATTACATTTACAGCAGATTTGGGTCAAGGGGAAGAAGTTGAACCGGCTCGTCAAAAAGCACTTGACAACGGTATAAAACCTGAAAATATTTTTATCTTAGATATCCAAGAAGAATTTGTAAAAGATTATGTGTTCCCAATGTTTAGAGCAAATGCTATTTACGAAGGTGAGTATCTTTTAGGGACATCAATCGCAAGACCGTTAATCGCAAAAAAACAAATAGAAATAGCAAAAGAAATGGGTGCAGATGCAGTTAGTCACGGTGCAACCGGTAAAGGGAACGATCAAGTTAGATTTGAGCTTGGATATTTAGGACTAAACCCTGATATTACGGTTATCGCTCCTTGGCGTGAATGGGATTTAAATTCAAGAGAAAAACTTTTAGCATATGCAAGGGAACACGGTATCGAGATTTCTCAAAAACACGTAGATGAAAACGGTAACCCAAAAGTAAGTCCATACTCTATGGACGCTAACCTACTTCATATCTCTTATGAAGGTCTTCACTTAGAAAATCCGATGAATGAACCTGAAGATGATATGTGGTTATGGACTAATTCACCTGAAGATGCACCTGATGAAGCTGAATATATCACTATCGGATACAAAAATGGAGACCCTATCTCAATTAACGGTACAGAGATGAGTCCTGCTACAATTTTAAGAACATTAAACGAATACGGTAACAAACACGGTATCGGGAGAATCGATATAGTTGAAAACAGATACGTTGGTATGAAAGCACGCGGTTGTTATGAAACTCCGGGTGGTACTATTATGCTAAAAGCTCACCGTGCTATTGAATCTATCACACTTGATCGTGAAGAAGCGCACCTAAAAGATGAGATGATGCCAAGATATGCAAAACTAATCTACAATGGATTCTGGTTTTCACCAGAGCGTGAGATGCTTCAAGCGGCAATAGACAATACACAAAAATACGTACAAGGTAATGTAAAACTAAAACTTTACAAAGGTAATGTTCAAGTTGTAGGACGTGAATCTGATATGTCACTTTATTCTGAAGAACACTCTACTTTTGAAGAGGACGAAGTATATAATCAAAAAGATGCTGAAGGGTTTATACGTCTAAACGCACTTAGAAGAATTATCGCCGGAAAAAAAAGGAATAAGTAA
- a CDS encoding ATP-binding protein, producing the protein MKSSIYTNSKDVFIDAVNPKDYVQLDRVSTIYQSLKNSVKKPLKMILLYGKPGTGKSMFLSKLHQDLSKNQEVHYYMTPIIDESEFYRVLAHDLYGFSENKELNFTQIMKIIQTKETQEVPLILLDEAQLYSDSLMEKIRLLSDTRKLKFVIALHKTQTEDLIAKEHFQTRIWESVELKNASMAESKIYIQKKLMKANCFDSANMFTNKSIKLIYKLTNGNYRDTNKLLYSVFEIYEHYYKHNSSKISMDKISNKIIEMSAIHTGLIDA; encoded by the coding sequence ATGAAATCTAGCATTTATACTAACTCCAAAGATGTTTTTATAGATGCTGTAAACCCTAAAGATTACGTACAGTTAGATCGTGTATCTACAATTTATCAATCTTTAAAGAATTCGGTAAAAAAACCGCTTAAAATGATTTTACTTTACGGTAAACCAGGTACCGGTAAAAGTATGTTTTTATCAAAGTTGCATCAAGATTTATCTAAAAATCAAGAGGTTCATTATTATATGACTCCTATTATTGATGAAAGTGAATTTTATAGAGTTTTAGCTCATGATTTATATGGTTTTAGTGAGAATAAAGAATTAAATTTCACTCAGATTATGAAAATTATACAAACAAAAGAAACTCAAGAAGTTCCTTTAATTTTGCTTGATGAAGCACAACTTTATTCAGATTCTTTAATGGAAAAGATAAGGCTTTTATCCGATACCAGAAAATTAAAGTTTGTTATTGCCTTACACAAAACACAGACTGAAGATTTAATCGCAAAAGAGCATTTTCAAACTAGAATTTGGGAGTCTGTTGAACTTAAAAACGCTTCTATGGCTGAATCGAAAATATATATTCAAAAAAAGCTTATGAAAGCCAACTGTTTTGACAGTGCCAACATGTTTACAAATAAATCTATAAAGTTAATATATAAATTAACTAATGGTAATTATAGAGATACAAACAAACTACTTTATTCTGTTTTTGAGATATATGAACATTATTATAAGCATAATTCCTCAAAAATAAGCATGGATAAAATATCAAATAAAATCATTGAGATGTCGGCGATTCATACAGGATTAATTGATGCATAA
- a CDS encoding L,D-transpeptidase family protein has translation MKLIIFIAFFTSSLFANELLNTYRTNGISSIEKQFDLELTKEIFWDNLLKDKDTRFGYTESYNSFLICDKNSSTLAIYKQDENNTFVKEREYNAFTGKINGDKQKEGDLKTPIGVYHINNRLSKDTKLDPFYGPLAFVTSYPNLYDRMRGKNGSGIWVHGLPINQERDDFTKGCIAIDNQSIECLDRNIDIKKTALIIYPNKPKTTSKEELSKILSQLYDWRYAWLYNDIEKYLSYYSDDFTRFDGMGIKAFKKYKTRVFNKIEKKTIIFSNINIIAYPAADNTYQVTFNEYYKSRTFEFNGDKTLLVRLNDSNKLKIFIEK, from the coding sequence ATGAAATTAATAATATTTATAGCTTTTTTTACATCAAGTTTATTTGCAAACGAACTTTTGAATACTTACAGAACCAATGGAATATCAAGTATCGAAAAACAGTTTGATTTGGAATTAACAAAAGAAATTTTTTGGGACAATTTACTCAAAGACAAAGATACAAGATTTGGTTATACAGAGTCATACAACTCTTTTTTGATATGTGATAAAAACAGTTCTACTTTAGCCATATACAAGCAAGACGAAAACAACACGTTTGTAAAGGAAAGAGAATATAATGCTTTTACAGGAAAAATCAATGGTGATAAGCAAAAAGAAGGAGATTTGAAAACTCCGATTGGAGTGTACCATATAAACAACAGATTAAGCAAAGACACTAAACTAGATCCTTTTTACGGACCTTTAGCCTTTGTGACATCTTATCCAAATTTATACGACAGAATGCGTGGCAAAAACGGAAGCGGAATATGGGTACACGGATTACCGATAAACCAAGAACGTGATGATTTTACAAAAGGTTGTATAGCCATAGATAACCAAAGTATTGAATGTTTAGATAGAAATATAGATATTAAAAAAACTGCATTAATCATCTATCCCAACAAACCTAAGACTACAAGTAAAGAAGAACTCTCAAAAATTTTATCTCAACTATACGATTGGAGATATGCCTGGTTATATAACGATATAGAAAAATATTTATCATATTACTCTGATGATTTTACAAGATTTGACGGAATGGGCATAAAAGCATTTAAAAAATATAAGACCCGTGTATTTAATAAAATAGAGAAAAAAACAATTATATTCTCCAATATAAACATAATAGCTTATCCGGCTGCCGACAATACTTATCAAGTGACTTTTAATGAATATTACAAATCAAGAACATTTGAATTTAACGGAGACAAAACATTACTTGTGAGATTAAACGACTCAAACAAGTTAAAAATATTTATTGAAAAATAG